Sequence from the Ziziphus jujuba cultivar Dongzao chromosome 9, ASM3175591v1 genome:
ATACCCATTTCCCAAACTACAGATCCTATCCCACACATTCTTCGGAACCGGAACAACAGATAGCCTTGGCTGCTTAAACAGAGCAAACTCTTTGAGTCCATCATCCCCCTTCATCTCCTTCAAGTCCACCAGCTTCCTCATCTCTCCTACCTCCTTCACATCCACAGCGCCGTCTCCGCTGTCTTCATCTAAATACCATTCGCGGATGACAGAGACAACGCCCACGACACGGCGAGCCCTAGCGCCTGAGTGGTAGAAGAAGCAGAGATCGTTGAGTTTCATGGACTTGAGGTTTTTCTGCGCCTGCTTGTTCTTGACGCCGTCCCACTTTGTTATGCCTCCATTGGCTGTTTGGTCCTCCCACGACCACTCACCTGGCTCCGTCTTCAAGAGCCAATGCTGCTGCTCTTTTCCCATGACCTCTTTGATGTCCGATTCTTCGTGCTCTATTGCGCTGGTTGTTtttgttctctcttttttttttttttttttttttttttttaaaggcgGTGGGGAGAAGTAGGTGTGGAGGAATTGGGAAAGTGGCGGGAGAGAATATGGCGTTTGGCGCCAAATGCATCGTTGGACTTGGATCTGATATGGGCCTACAAGGCCCGTTTATGTATTTTGGCTTTCGGAttcttttgagttttttttttttttttaatgaattttttttatcataactaAGATTGGCCAGCTCATCCGCCACAACATTGCACTCATAAAAAACATGTTTAATGGAGAAGCCACTACCTTGATGAATCAAATCACGACAATTCTGGATGATGTTAAAGCAAGGGTATTCACTCTGCAATCCATTGGTAATCTAAAAGACGACAATTGCGGAATCCATCTCGAACAAAACATTACAAAAATGTCATTCATGAAGGAGCtttaatccataaaataatcccaaaatttcaGTAAGGATACAACTCATTTTCTCCAGGTTTACAGAATAACTAACAAGCTAAATACCCTTACAATCCCTTATTACACCTCCAGCACCAACAGCGTTCAAACTTGATTCAAAcctattatttgtatttaatttaagaAACCCAAGGGCAGGAGGTATCCAACTAAGCCAAACAGTATCATAGGTTAAAGGAGATAAACCATGTTGAAACACTACAACCATATCCCAAGCATAATGAGTAAATAACAGATCTAACATTAATAGGCCATCTGAAAATGTGATCAAAGATAGATTTGAACCTCCActtccaaatgagccaacaacCAACAGCATTATTCGAATTTCCCCTATGAGCTGTAGACAAAAAAATCAATCTAAAATTTTCTTGTAAAGTTTATAACAATCCAATCATCCCAATTATAATTGAAGAAGTTTGCATCAAATTCTAGAACTCTTAAGGGATAGCCAAACTCCTTTAGCAAACCTACAATCCTTTAAGGCATGCAGTAGGCCCACAATACCTTGATGGCATAAAGAACTGTCTGTAGAAATAGAAAGACCTTTATGAGCTCTGCTCGCATTGGTTAAAACCCTTTCATAAACCAGCAGCCAACAAAAAAAGTGCACTCGAGCAATTGTATCCAACTTCCATATACAATTCCATCCCCAATTATGCTGAAAAGAAATGTTCTCCAGAAAGTAATAGGCAAACCTCACACTCAAACTacgagaagaagaaaaagaccgTATAAGACTATCATCCTCAGAAGAACCAGCCGAGGTGGGGACACCAATAATCTCCTTTAATAAATCCATAGGAACCAAAGATTTCAAATGGTCAATCTCCTAATAGACTTCTTTGAGAAGCTTAGAAACTCTAAAACTCTAAGAGATATTAAGAATAGCTAGAGGATAATCTTGAAGACATTTACCATGCAAATAAGGATCAATCCAAAAGAATAAAGATTTGCCATTACCAATATGCTAGGAAAGACCCTTAGACAGTAGATTTAATCCTTGTTTAATGCCTTTGCATTGGAAAAAAAACAGAGcatattatcaaaatcaaagttaGAGGTGACTggattaaaacaatatttacgtTTGAGAACCTGGGACCAAAGAGATTGATCACAATGCAACAATCTCCAAGCAAGCTTCATTAaaaaagcttcattcatgctgCAAGCCTTTTTAACTCCAAGACCATCATTAGAAGGATGCAtgcaaataatattccaattaATCAAATGAATCTTTTTACCATTATCAAATCCTTGCCATATAAAGTTTCTATTTACTTTATCAATTTCATCACTGACATAAGAGAGATATTTAAGAAGCTACATCTGATAGAAAGGAATTATACTAAAAGCAGATTTAACTAGAGTGATTCTACCAACAAAGGAAAGAACTTTACATTTCCAAGAGCTAAGTTTATTTCTCATCTTCTCCAAATTGGCATTATAATTAGTCTTGGCTATACCATCCAAAGATAGATGCATTCCAAATTATTTTCCAAGATTAGCAGCACTAAGTAATAATAGTCATGCTACAAATAACTATCTTGGCTACTTAGAGAAAAAAAGCTTAGATTTTTTAGCATTAATTCTTTGGAAGTATACTTGGAGAAAAAAAAGCTTAGATTTCTGAGTGTTAATTCTTTGGCCAGAAACCAAACAAAACTCCTCCAAACACTTCAAAACCAGACAAACTTGATCAGTTGAAGCCTTtgagaaaataatcaaatcatCTGCAAACATGAGATGAAAAACAGGGGGACCATTTATAAAAGTCTTCAAGCTTTTCCAGTTACCACACAAATATTTTGAAAGATAATATGAACAACTTCTCTATACAGAGAATGAAAAGACACGGGCAAAGAGGATCCCTCTTTCTAATGCCTCTATTAGGAGTGAAGCTACGAGTGAGTTCCCCATTCCAAACAATTTGAGTTTTGTCCACTTTAATGCATTTAAGGATTAAATTGACCATCGATTTGCTTGTCTCCTTTAAATTCTGCTCGATAAAACACCAGTTAAGCCTATCACGGGCCTTTTCCAAGTCAATCTTCCACATGATCATCCCTTTCTTAGATCTAGATTTATTGAAAAGACGTAGCATTTCCTGAGTAATAACAATATTTTCTGTAGTTTGTATTCCAGAGATGAAACTGGCCAGATTGAGGACATATGATCTTGCCCATAATAGGCCTTAACCTTTGAACAATAGCTTCATTAATGACTTTGTAAAGAGTATTGCCATGCTTTGAAGACAAtcaattttaggaatcactGATATCAAGGTATCATTAAATCTTTTGGCAAGCAAcctgtaagaaaaaaaatatcttcaacCAAAAAATAGATCTTATGACCAACAAGACTCTAATACCTTTGAAAGAAAGTAGCAAGCAAAGCATCCTCACCAAGAGCTTTCCAAGGTCTTATATTAAATGAAGCTTGTTTAATCTCCTAATCCTCCACATCTTTATCCAGGATAAGCAAGTTAGTAGCTTCAATACTAGCAAAAAGATTAGGGAGCTGAGGAACAGCAGTATCAGTGACTTCATAAGTGTAGAGGCTCTCAATATAGCTAACTGCCATCTCTTTAAAGGTAACCTTGTCAGAAATCCAATTATCATTAGCATCTTTCAATAAATCAACCTTATTCCTCCTTCTAATTAATGTAGAAAGATGGAAATATTTAGTGTTGCTATCACCATTTTGCAGCCAAGTACGCTAGGACTTTTGTTTCCATAGATACTCATCCTACTCTAAAACCCCATTAAGTTGAGAAAGCAAATTAAGCTCTAGAGATTGCTAAAAGAATTATTTGCagagcacttttttttttttttttttttgaataccaTTCAATCTTGCCAAAAACCTGTTTCAAAATGCAGTCTGATTCCAAGTCATTAGGTTCTGCTTAAACTTCTCAATTTCCGGAGAAAAGAACCTCTAGTATATTGAAATTCAGAATTAACAAAAGCATTGAATTGATCATGAAGAATCCAAGCCATTTCAACCTAAAGGCTTGAGTCACGGATCAACAAAATTAGATTTCTCAATCATTAATAGGATGGGGTGATGATCTGACATGGGTCTTGGAAGATTTTGAACAACAGCTTCAGGAAAGGTTGTTCTCCAATTCACATAACAAAAGGCTTTATCAAGCCTTTCTCTATCTAAATGCTAACCATGCCTCTTATTACTCCAAATATACTTAGCTCATAAGTCAATAAGATAGCATTCTTCAATTAAATTAGTACTTCCAGAAGTGGAGGACACATTAACATCAGCCCTTTTCTCTTCTCTTGATTGTTAGGAACTTCATTGAAGTCACCAGCAATCAACCAAGGAAAGGCATTTATCTTACAAATCTCCTTAATGGCATTCCAAAGTTTATATCAAATGCATGTAACCGGACTAGCATAGAGAGTAGTAAATAGCCACTCCCCTTTCTTACAATGATTAATGATGACATTTATCATTTGATTAGAAAGAGAAACCAGTTCAAAATTCAAATGTTCATCTCTCCAGAGAAGCCATAAGCCACTAGAAAACCCATAGAATCCACTTTGACTACATTATTTTAACCAATCCGCGAGATACTCATTACAGCTCGATTTCCACTTTTACAGGTTTCCATTAGTACTAAAAAATCCACATGCTACGGACTAATATTCCTCAAGGTGTGGATAAACTCAGCACTGCTAGCACTTCTAACATTCCACaacaaaatattcataaaaacaaaaaagaaaaaagtatagaACAGTACCTAAGAGGTAAAGTCGTCAACCAACTTCTCATCAACATAATGACTAGAAAATGCAAAGAATTGATATCTTTCACACTAGAGTAGCATTTGATTAGCAAGTAGTAGACATTGATAAATCTGGGGGTTTGGGCTCAATGGGTTAGCCGGCTCTAGCTTTTTGCTTAGAACCAAAATCCCCTTCATAATTGTCTGTCAAATGAGAACAATTCTGTTCATGTTCTCTTTGAAATCAATAAAGGAAACCACACTTCGATTTACTACCATGGTATATGAAAGCCCAGATTTTCCACTATCACCGTGCCTTCAGTCCTTTTTTGCATTTGAAGCTCGTAGCAACCTTACCTATGGTGAAACCCTGCTTAATATTGACAGACTTGTTCTCAGAAAACTTACATTTCCCAGCGAAATTGAACTCCCTAAAGCTATCCTTAACATGACACGAATTGGTAACATCTTTAAGTAGTTTTCATCCTTCTTCGAGATGGAAACTCATAAATCATCAAGCAGAGGCTGAAAACTTGCTTCATTATGCAACTGAATATCATTTCGCTCTTGCTTCTCAATAACATTCATAACATTCTCATCTTCAATATTGTTGAACGTATCCAGAGTTATGAAAGCACTTTCCTGAACAATAGCATCTCTAGGCTTCTGAAGTTTCCTTTCTAAAGATTTCTAAAAGGCTTCCTAGTTTGAGCAATGAACCAAGGACCAAATTGGTTAGTATTACAATTTTCGTTAACAATGACCTCAACCTGCTTTTGAGCATCATTAGAAGGATCAACCTGGATAGGGTTCGCATTCAGATTTCCAGAAGGCCAATCAACTTTATCACAATTAGAGACCCTATGCCCAATACATCCACAATGGAAATAAGTTGTACTAACTCCATCATATTCCACACTCTGAAAACGACATCCAATAAGCAACTTAGGAATTGGGGCTTGGAAAtatcaaattcaatatataaccAAGCAAACCTATCCCTATTAGCCATTTCAATGGTTCAATCTATTTTCAGAGTCTTTCCCAGTAAATTCCCAATTTTCGTTAGAACAGAATTGTGATAATACTCAAAGGGAAGGTATGGCAACCTTACCCATAAAGCTATATGATGGATTTCATCTGTGAAAGACTTTGACTTTCAACACTAAACAGAGAGGTAATGGCCAATAATTATCCAAGGTCCTTCAAATAGGACTCGAGCTTGATCTTCCTTAGATGGAAGCTTAACCAGATAATACCcatttcaaatatcaatgaGTTTGAGCTCACCATAAATGCGCCAATGCGATTGCAATCTTTGAATCAGGAAGTGTAAGGCAACATCTTACCAATAACCTCGATTATCGATAGGATGGGTAAAACCAGGGAAGTAAAAATCGGCGAGACAGTGGAAATGTCGATGACAGTTTCCGTTGTCGACGCTGTCCGACACCAACagagggggggaggggggggaaGAAGTTTCTTGCACGCGTGTCGTCGATCTGTCGCCGGAATCGATGGAATTCGACGGAATCGTCCATTGTCGATAAAGATGTCGGGTTTTGGGTGGATAAGGTGGAAAGATCGGACCGGTTGTTGACGGGAAAATGTGGAAATTTCTGGATATATCGGCTGGACTGGTTCATACCTTTACAGTTTTACTAATCgaagataattatatttacatatgaaatGAGATGAGAATAATGATTGGGAATGAAGAATTCATTCGGTTCGGGGGGGAATAAAgggaaattgatgcagcaaaCAAAGAATCAATCCAATTAACCAAACAGcagaagaaaaatacagaaaaaataaagaaaataatgattggGAATGAAGAATTCATTCGGTTCGGGGGGAATAAAgggaaattgatgcagcaaacaaagaatcaatccaattttccaaacagcagaagaaaaatacagaaaaaataaagaaaactaaaaagttAGAAGAGCAgagcagagagaaagagaaataccCAGGGCTCCCATTTGCAGTCGTCGACTTCGGGGATAACCTGGACATTGGAATGAATCTTCGTCGGTGGGCCTGAATCTAAAACCTAGAGGTAGCGATTCCAGCGACGCTACTCCCATATCTCCCCTTCACGCACGCAGTCAGTCGTTTATGAAGCCTAGTGCTACTTCTTCAATTCCACCACTGTTTAgctaattttttctctttttgtttatgATCTTTCCTTCTTGAATACCATTAACCATCTGTCAATTTGCTAGCaaggcaaataatttttttttttttttaactccatGTGTTATGAGTCTTGGGtgtttgtgtttgtgtgtgtgtttgctgTGTGTTTGGTCGGCCGGGAGAAGAATTGAAGGGGGAAGAGATGAGGGATAcacaaagagaagagaagagaagagaagagaaagaggagagaagaGATCGGCCGAGAATGGAGAAGTTTGAAGAGATGGCCGGCCGAGAAGAGAGaagaggggaaagagagggcCGGCCGAAGGGGGGGAAGAGATGGGGGTTTCACAGAGAGAAGAGacgagaagagaagagaagagaaggccGAAATTGGgaaattgggtttttttttttttgtttttttggttgttattggcttaaaaaaaaattgaatgagaGGATGAGAGCCgaaattgaagaaataaaacATGAATGAATGTGCCGAAATGAttgattgtttgatttttttttttcaaaatattaatcaagtaTGATACTGAaagtataggaaaaaaaatttgaaatgaaaaaaataataagtttactGTGAAGCCACATGCTCTGAGCCTCTGAGCCTCTgactgaaaaagtaaaaatgatggaaaaaaaaatcatcaaacaattgcagaaacaaataatacaatgaGAGAATTgcggaaagaaataataaaataaagttattatAGGCACGTTGGTGCTatcgtttttgttttatttttaaagtacaTTCACGAgacaattataattttgaagaggTAAGAAAATG
This genomic interval carries:
- the LOC107434351 gene encoding uncharacterized protein LOC107434351 yields the protein MGKEQQHWLLKTEPGEWSWEDQTANGGITKWDGVKNKQAQKNLKSMKLNDLCFFYHSGARARRVVGVVSVIREWYLDEDSGDGAVDVKEVGEMRKLVDLKEMKGDDGLKEFALFKQPRLSVVPVPKNVWDRICSLGNGYYGNADAFDDGDDNDKEEEND